The Deltaproteobacteria bacterium genome contains a region encoding:
- the argJ gene encoding bifunctional glutamate N-acetyltransferase/amino-acid acetyltransferase ArgJ, with product MKQKILIPGFQFAGIHCGIKEDARKKDLSLIYSEEPETLIDGVFTKNRVCAAPVEVCRKSIRQGRGRLVVINSGIANACTGLQGLRDAIKTQREAARLFKLSADRVMVCSTGKIGDPLPMKRLLKGLKKAQRALSEKNFMEAARGMMTTDQFVKFGVRRGRINGKRYVIAVMTKGAGMLRPDMATLLTFIVTNLKFSRSALKTIFRRAVDKTLNRVTVDNDMSTNDTVLILANGRAGNEVFSLNGAEGKIVEDQITELLVEMAKKITLDGEGATKCCNVWVSGARNGADAKKIAYAVGNSPLVKTALFGCDPNWGRMMAAVGYSGAAVIPEKIRIHIGPYLVVRNGVNAAGYDSKEVSKYMRKKNIEIGIHLGLRSGVFNVYMSDLTYDYVHLNAEYHT from the coding sequence ATGAAACAAAAAATCCTTATTCCCGGATTCCAATTCGCCGGCATCCACTGCGGCATCAAGGAAGACGCGCGCAAGAAAGATCTCTCCCTCATCTATTCCGAGGAGCCGGAGACCCTGATCGACGGCGTCTTTACCAAAAACAGGGTATGCGCCGCACCGGTTGAGGTCTGCCGAAAGAGTATCCGGCAGGGAAGAGGCCGGTTGGTCGTGATCAACAGCGGGATTGCCAATGCCTGCACCGGCTTGCAAGGCCTGCGCGACGCGATCAAGACGCAAAGAGAGGCGGCCCGCCTTTTTAAACTGTCCGCCGACCGGGTGATGGTCTGTTCCACCGGAAAAATCGGCGATCCCCTTCCGATGAAAAGATTGCTTAAGGGTTTAAAAAAGGCGCAACGCGCCCTTTCGGAAAAAAATTTCATGGAGGCGGCCCGCGGGATGATGACGACCGATCAGTTTGTAAAATTCGGCGTTCGGCGGGGGCGAATCAACGGAAAGAGATATGTCATCGCCGTGATGACCAAGGGGGCGGGGATGTTAAGGCCCGACATGGCGACCCTGCTTACTTTTATCGTGACAAATCTGAAATTTTCTCGTTCGGCGCTTAAAACAATTTTTCGGAGGGCGGTGGACAAAACACTCAACCGCGTCACGGTGGACAACGACATGTCAACCAACGACACCGTTCTTATTCTGGCCAACGGCCGGGCCGGAAACGAGGTTTTTTCATTAAACGGCGCCGAGGGAAAAATCGTCGAGGATCAGATAACCGAACTTCTTGTCGAAATGGCCAAAAAAATCACCCTCGACGGCGAAGGGGCCACCAAATGTTGCAACGTCTGGGTGAGCGGGGCCCGAAACGGGGCCGACGCCAAAAAAATCGCCTATGCGGTGGGCAATTCGCCTCTGGTAAAAACCGCCCTGTTCGGTTGCGACCCCAACTGGGGACGAATGATGGCGGCGGTCGGGTATTCGGGGGCCGCTGTCATCCCGGAGAAAATCAGGATTCATATCGGCCCGTATCTTGTTGTCCGCAATGGGGTGAATGCCGCCGGGTACGATTCCAAAGAGGTCTCAAAGTACATGCGGAAGAAAAACATCGAAATCGGCATTCATCTTGGCCTCCGATCGGGGGTTTTTAACGTCTACATGTCCGACCTCACCTACGACTATGTCCATTTAAACGCCGAGTATCACACATAA